One Deinococcus aestuarii genomic window, CGGTAGGTCAGCACGGGCAGCACCGGGCCGAAGAGTTCCTCGCGCATCAGGGGCATCCCCGGCGTCACGTCCGCGACCACGGTGGGGGAGACGAAGCGCGCCGCCGGGTCGAACTCGCCGCCCAGCACCACCCGCGCCCCCGCCGCCACGCTCTCTTGGGTCAGGCGCTCCAGCCGCTCCACGCTCCGCCCGTCCACCATCCGCCCGTAATCCGGCCCGGCGCGCAGCCACGCCCGGTCCCCGAAGCGGCGGGCGATCACCGCGTCCACCCTCAACACGAAGGCGTCGCGCAGCTCCTCCGGCACGAGCACGTAGTCGGGCGCCACGCAGGTCTGCCCGGCGTTCAGGAATTTGCCCCACGCGATCCTTTCGGCGGCAAGCCCCAGGTCCGCGCTCACGTCGAGGATCGCCGGGCTCTTGCCGCCCAGTTCCAGCGTCACGCCCGTCAGGTTCGGCGCGGCAGCGGCGAGCACCTTCCTCCCGACCTCCCCGCTCCCCGTGAAGAAGATGTGGTCGAAGGGGAGGGCGGTCAGCGCCCCGGCCACCTCCGCGTCCCCCTCCACCACGGCGACGAGGCGCGGCTCGAAGACCTCCTCCAGCAGGAGGCGCAGGGCGCGGGCGGTCGCGGGCGCCTTCTCGCTGGGCTTGAGGATCACCGTATTTCCCGCCGCGAGGCTCGCCACCAGCGGCACGAGCGCGAGGTTGACCGGGTAGTTCCACGGGCTGAGGATCAGGGTCACGCCGCGCGCCTCGAACCGCACCTCGCTGCGCGACCCCACCAGGCGGGAGGGCGTGGGCACCCGCCGGGACCGCATCCAGCTCGGCAGGTGGTGGATGGCGTGGCTCAGCTCCTCCACGACCGGGTGAAGCTCGGTGATCTCCGCCTCCGCCCGGCTCTTGCCGAGGTCGCGGGCGAGCGCGGCGGCGAGGTCGGCCCGCCTGGCCTGAAGGGCCGAACGCAACCGCCGCAGCAGGGCTTGTCGCTCGGCGGCCCCCGTCTGCGCGGCCTGCCAGCGGTGGGCACGTTGCGTCTCGAAGAGGGTCTGGAGGTCGGCGGGCGAGGGGGCGGTGGGTGTCATGAAACCTCCCGGCAGGACGAGGGGCGGCGGGTCGACTTGAACCGAGTCTAGGCCTCCGCGTCCCCGGCGTCTGCGACCATTAAGCCGAATTGGACTTGACAATTCTGCCCGAAACAGAACAATGCGGGTATGGAGAATCTGCTGAAGAAGGCTGGCGCGATGCTGGCGCACCTGGAGCTGTTCAACCACATGCTGCACCTGCGGGGGCTCCTTCAGCTCGCGGCGCATATGGAGGAGCGCGGCGACCGGGTGACCCTGATCTCGCCGGGGGCGATCACGCTCGTCGGGGGTGACATGACGACCGACCCCAGCGTCACCACGAGCAAGGGGGCGACCGTCGAGGCGGGCACGGCGTACAGCGTGCTGCGGACCCTCAAGGGGCACGACGCGCCGGAGTACGCCGTCACGCGCGAGGAACTCAAGGCGCTGAACGCGCGGGCGGTCGCGGATCTGGAGGCGGGCGACGCCATGCGGGCGTTCGGGGAGACGCTGGCGCGGATCGGGGTGCCGGGTGGGGCGGGGGCGGACACGGCGCCGGAGCGGCCCACGCGGGGTCGTCGTGCCGCCGAGGGGGAGACGGCGCCGGAGCAGCCTGCGGCGTAGGGGAGTTCGGTTTTGGCGCGCATCTCGCCTCAGCGGGCGGGGTGCGTGTTTTCTTGGGGCCGGGTGTCTTGCCACGGTTGGCCCCCACCCCCCAGCCCCCTCCCCCCAGAGGGGGCAGGGGGAGCGGCGCTGCGCTGGGCAAGGGCACACGGACGGCGTGGGTGGTCGCTTTCTTCTGAACGCAAGGTGTGATCTTGTCGCGTCCCATTCGCTCGCCCACCGTCTCGCTGCGCGAGCCGACGTGGCCGTGGGCCTGGGGCGTCCATTTGCGGCCACTCAGCGAGCGTCTAGGTTGTCGTTTTGAAAAGAGCAAAAGCCCTGGCTCTTTTCACCCCTCCCCCCTTGTGGGGGAGGCTGGGAGGGGGGTGACGAGCGAAGCTCGTCCCTGTGCCCCGCGCTGAAAACCCTCGCCTTGACCAATCTGCACTTCACATCAAGCGTCCTGAGGAGGAGTGCGCACCGCGCGAAGCCGGGCGGGGTGAACCGAACCGTCCCCCAGCGCCCCTCGACCCCCAATGCAACCTCCCCCGTTCAACCTTCCGTCCGTCCCCGCCAGTAGTGCGGCGTCTCTGTGGCGGGCAGGAGGGGGAGGGTGGCGGGGTTGCCCGCCCGCTCGGCGAGGGCGGCGGCCTCGCGGGCGGCCCTGTCCCTGCCCAGCCAGCCGTCCCAGTAGGCGCGGAGGGTCCCGGTGACCAGCTCGGTCGGCACGGTATCGCCGCCGTCCAGGGGGTCGTAGATCAGGTCGAGGTCGGTCAGCGGGCCGCCGCCCTTGCCTCCCACGGGTTGCCAGTAGGGCGCGTCCACCGTGCGGTAACCCAGGGCGTGCAGGGCGCGGCGGCGGGCGAGGGGGTCGGTGCCGACCTGCGCCTCGGCCTCTCGGTCCCCGGGGTCCTGGCGAGCGGCGTACACGCTGTCGGCGAAGAGGCCCGCCAGGCCGTGGGCGCGCACATCTTCCAGCCTCGCCCCGTGGAGGGCGTGGCTGATGCCCCGGCCCCGCGCCTCCCTCGCCACGGCCACGAAGGAGCTGAAACCCGCCTCCGGCAGCAGGTGATACACCGTGCCGCCCAGCACCCGGCCTGAGGCGTCCTCGGCGACCAGGATGCGGTTCCGGCGCCCGCCCCGGCCCGCGACGAGGTGGGGGAAGGCGCCGGGCGGGATCAGCATGTCGGGGGCGTAGTAGCTCGCCTCCTGGATGCGCCCGAAGGCGTCCAGCGCCGGGTCATGCGGGTCGGTGACGTGGCGGACGGTCACGGGGGCAGGGTTCGTGGCGTGGGTCATGCCCGGCAACGTAACTCCGGGGCGCGGGCGCAACCGTGACGGTTCATCGTGGCGCTCCCGTCATGGGGCACGGGGGCCGGGCGGTATCCTGACCCCAATGACCGGGCCTGACGACGCGACCAACGGCGAGGACACGGCGGCGAGCAGCGCTCCCCGTGTCGCTCCCAATTTCATCACCGAGATCATCGAGCGCGACCTAGAATCGGGCAAGTACCCGCAGGTCGTCACCCGCTTTCCGCCCGAGCCCAACGGCTACTTGCACCTGGGGCACACCTTCGCGTCCTTCCTCGACTTCCAGACCGCCGTGCAGTACGGGGGCCGCTACCACCTGCGCCTGGACGACACCAACCCCGAGGGCGAGAGCATGGAGTTCGCCCAGGGAATTCAGGACGACCTCGCCTGGCTGGGGTGGGACTGGGGCCCGTACCTCTACTACGCCTCCGACAACTTCGAGCGGTATTACGCCTTCGCCGAGCGCCTGATCGAGCTGGGCAAGGCGTACGTGGACTCCGTGAGCGGCGAGGAGATGGCGAGGTTGCGCGGCAGCGCGACCGAGGCGGGCACGCCGAGCCCCTACCGCGACCGCTCCGTGGAGGAGAACCTGGGGCTCTTCCGGCGGATGCGCGCGGGAGACTTTCCCGACGGCGCCCACGTCCTGCGCGCGAAGATCGACCTCGCCTCCCCCAACATGAAGTTGCGCGACCCGGTG contains:
- a CDS encoding aldehyde dehydrogenase family protein, which produces MTPTAPSPADLQTLFETQRAHRWQAAQTGAAERQALLRRLRSALQARRADLAAALARDLGKSRAEAEITELHPVVEELSHAIHHLPSWMRSRRVPTPSRLVGSRSEVRFEARGVTLILSPWNYPVNLALVPLVASLAAGNTVILKPSEKAPATARALRLLLEEVFEPRLVAVVEGDAEVAGALTALPFDHIFFTGSGEVGRKVLAAAAPNLTGVTLELGGKSPAILDVSADLGLAAERIAWGKFLNAGQTCVAPDYVLVPEELRDAFVLRVDAVIARRFGDRAWLRAGPDYGRMVDGRSVERLERLTQESVAAGARVVLGGEFDPAARFVSPTVVADVTPGMPLMREELFGPVLPVLTYRTLDQALALVRRLDPPLALYAFARDKAAVERITRETTSGGLVVNGTVIHLSSPYLPFGGVGASGSGRYHGEYGFRTFSHERAVLREPPASPVRFMYPPYGRPAPRLVAWALRKLER
- a CDS encoding multidrug DMT transporter, giving the protein MENLLKKAGAMLAHLELFNHMLHLRGLLQLAAHMEERGDRVTLISPGAITLVGGDMTTDPSVTTSKGATVEAGTAYSVLRTLKGHDAPEYAVTREELKALNARAVADLEAGDAMRAFGETLARIGVPGGAGADTAPERPTRGRRAAEGETAPEQPAA
- a CDS encoding GNAT family N-acetyltransferase; protein product: MTHATNPAPVTVRHVTDPHDPALDAFGRIQEASYYAPDMLIPPGAFPHLVAGRGGRRNRILVAEDASGRVLGGTVYHLLPEAGFSSFVAVAREARGRGISHALHGARLEDVRAHGLAGLFADSVYAARQDPGDREAEAQVGTDPLARRRALHALGYRTVDAPYWQPVGGKGGGPLTDLDLIYDPLDGGDTVPTELVTGTLRAYWDGWLGRDRAAREAAALAERAGNPATLPLLPATETPHYWRGRTEG